From Polypterus senegalus isolate Bchr_013 chromosome 15, ASM1683550v1, whole genome shotgun sequence, the proteins below share one genomic window:
- the zgc:86598 gene encoding STKc_CK2_alpha domain-containing protein isoform X1 has protein sequence MSGPVPSRARVYPDVNTQRPREYWDYESHVVEWGNQDDYQLVRKLGRGKYSEVFEAINITNNEKVVVKILKPVKKKKIKREIKILENLRGGPNIITLLDIVKDPVSRTPALVFEHVNNTDFKQLYQTLSDYDIRFYMYEILKALDYCHSMGIMHRDVKPHNVMIDHEHRKLRLIDWGLAEFYHPGQEYNVRVASRYFKGPELLVDYQMYDYSLDMWSLGCMLASMIFRKEPFFHGHDNYDQLVRIAKVLGTEDLYDYIDKYNIELDPRFNDILGRHSRKRWERFVHSENQHLVSNEALDFLDKLLRYDHQARLTAREAMEHPYFYPIVKDQVRMGSSSGMSAGNTPVSSSSMMAGITSMSSSQPLGNLAGSPVISSPNTLGTPVPAAAGAQP, from the exons AAATCAAGATGACTATCAGCTGGTGAGGAAACTGGGCAGAGGCAAATACAGTGAAGTGTTTGAAGCCATTAACAtcacaaataatgaaaaagtagTTGTCAAAATACTTAAG CcagtgaaaaagaagaaaattaagagaGAAATCAAGATTCTAGAAAATCTTCGAGGGGGGCCCAATATAATTACTCTACTAGATATTGTCAAAGATCCAGTT TCTCGAACACCAGCACTGGTCTTTGAACATGTGAACAACACAGATTTCAAG caaTTATATCAGACATTATCAGATTATGACATTCGATTCTACATGTATGAAATATTAAAG GCTCTGGATTATTGTCATAGTATGGGAATTATGCACAGAGATGTCAAACCACACAATGTCATGATTGATCATGAACACAGAAAG CTCCGACTCATAGACTGGGGTTTGGCAGAATTTTATCATCCAGGACAAGAATATAATGTCAGAGTTGCATCCAGGTACTTTAAGGGACCGGAGCTACTGGTAGACTACCAG aTGTATGACTATAGTTTAGACATGTGGAGTTTAGGCTGCATGCTGGCCAGCATGATTTTCAGAAAGGAACCTTTCTTTCATGGACATGACAATTATGACCag CTTGTACGAATTGCTAAAGTGCTCGGCACAGAAGACTTGTATGATTATATTGATAAATACAACATTGAGCTAGATCCTCGGTTTAATGATATTTTGGGAAG gCATTCCCGTAAAAGATGGGAGCGTTTTGTACATAGTGAAAACCAGCATTTGGTGAGCAATGAAGCTCTTGATTTTCTTGACAAATTGCTCCGTTATGATCATCAAGCCCGTCTCACAGCTAGAGAGGCAATGGAACATCCTTATTTCT ACCCAATAGTAAAAGACCAGGTCAGAATGGGTTCTTCGTCTGGAATGTCTGCTGGTAACACCCCAGTTAGTTCCTCCAGTATGATGGCAG GTATTACATCAATGTCCTCGTCACAGCCTTTGGGTAACCTTGCTGGATCTCCTGTCATCTCCTCTCCAAATACTTTGGGTACACCAGTCCCAGCTGCCGCAGGAGCACAGCCCTGA
- the zgc:86598 gene encoding STKc_CK2_alpha domain-containing protein isoform X2 → MLNNILPELQSRTPALVFEHVNNTDFKQLYQTLSDYDIRFYMYEILKALDYCHSMGIMHRDVKPHNVMIDHEHRKLRLIDWGLAEFYHPGQEYNVRVASRYFKGPELLVDYQMYDYSLDMWSLGCMLASMIFRKEPFFHGHDNYDQLVRIAKVLGTEDLYDYIDKYNIELDPRFNDILGRHSRKRWERFVHSENQHLVSNEALDFLDKLLRYDHQARLTAREAMEHPYFYPIVKDQVRMGSSSGMSAGNTPVSSSSMMAGITSMSSSQPLGNLAGSPVISSPNTLGTPVPAAAGAQP, encoded by the exons atgctaAACAACATTTTGCCTGAATTACAA TCTCGAACACCAGCACTGGTCTTTGAACATGTGAACAACACAGATTTCAAG caaTTATATCAGACATTATCAGATTATGACATTCGATTCTACATGTATGAAATATTAAAG GCTCTGGATTATTGTCATAGTATGGGAATTATGCACAGAGATGTCAAACCACACAATGTCATGATTGATCATGAACACAGAAAG CTCCGACTCATAGACTGGGGTTTGGCAGAATTTTATCATCCAGGACAAGAATATAATGTCAGAGTTGCATCCAGGTACTTTAAGGGACCGGAGCTACTGGTAGACTACCAG aTGTATGACTATAGTTTAGACATGTGGAGTTTAGGCTGCATGCTGGCCAGCATGATTTTCAGAAAGGAACCTTTCTTTCATGGACATGACAATTATGACCag CTTGTACGAATTGCTAAAGTGCTCGGCACAGAAGACTTGTATGATTATATTGATAAATACAACATTGAGCTAGATCCTCGGTTTAATGATATTTTGGGAAG gCATTCCCGTAAAAGATGGGAGCGTTTTGTACATAGTGAAAACCAGCATTTGGTGAGCAATGAAGCTCTTGATTTTCTTGACAAATTGCTCCGTTATGATCATCAAGCCCGTCTCACAGCTAGAGAGGCAATGGAACATCCTTATTTCT ACCCAATAGTAAAAGACCAGGTCAGAATGGGTTCTTCGTCTGGAATGTCTGCTGGTAACACCCCAGTTAGTTCCTCCAGTATGATGGCAG GTATTACATCAATGTCCTCGTCACAGCCTTTGGGTAACCTTGCTGGATCTCCTGTCATCTCCTCTCCAAATACTTTGGGTACACCAGTCCCAGCTGCCGCAGGAGCACAGCCCTGA